A single Hippocampus zosterae strain Florida chromosome 1, ASM2543408v3, whole genome shotgun sequence DNA region contains:
- the LOC127613899 gene encoding mucolipin-3-like, with product MVSECLFSLINGDDMFVTFSGMQESSTLVWLFSQVYLYTFISLFIYMVLSLFIALITGAYEAIKHQTQEPIHITDLHAFIAECTDAPNSGKFRGLETSPCSFFCCCDRMTTYEDVLLVN from the exons ATGGTGTCGGAATGCCTCTTCTCCCTCATCAATGGCGACGACATGTTCGTGACCTTCTCAGGAATGCAGGAGAGCAGCACTCTGGTGTGGCTCTTCAGCCAAGTGTACCTGTACACCTTCATCTCGCTCTTCATCTACATGGTGCTGTCGCTCTTCATCGCGCTCATCACCGGAGCCTACGAGGCCATCAAG CATCAGACCCAGGAGCCCATTCACATCACAGACCTGCATGCTTTCATAGCTGAGTGCACCGATGCGCCAAACTCCGGCAAGTTCAGGGGCCTGGAGACATCGCCGTGCTCCTTTTTCTGCTGCTGTGACAG